Below is a genomic region from Falsibacillus pallidus.
TTGAAAGATGATCTCCCTCTTCCGGAGGACATCACACTTCAGAAAGAAGAGCTAAGGCAGCTCTTCGAATGTCTGGATGCATGTTCCACGGACCAAAGGCTAGTCATTGTCATGAGGTATATGAATGAATTGTCCATCACAGAGACTGCAGATGCACTTAATTGGACGGAAAGTAAAGTGAAAACCACTCAGCATCGTGCCATTAAGACCTTGAAGGACTTAATGAATGATAAGTCGCGAAAGGGGGGGGAATCGAATGAAAAAGTCAGAATGGGATGACCATCGAATCGAAGAATTATTTAAAGCCATGCCTAAAATTCATGATGAACGCAGTCCGCATGAAATATATGAAAAAATACAGCAGACTCAAAAAGCATCGAAAAGAAAACTGCCCGCAGTATTTTCATTTTCAGCTGCTGCTGCAGCAGTTGTTTTGATAATTGTGCTCATCCTAC
It encodes:
- the sigX gene encoding RNA polymerase sigma factor SigX, translating into MDSVFQDLYTKYHQDVFQFLVYMVKSKEQAEDLVQEVYIRVLKSYKKFQGKSSEKTWLFSIARNVAIDHFRKEKGWKGRLMEKFDWGSQQLKDDLPLPEDITLQKEELRQLFECLDACSTDQRLVIVMRYMNELSITETADALNWTESKVKTTQHRAIKTLKDLMNDKSRKGGESNEKVRMG